The following are encoded together in the Phocoena sinus isolate mPhoSin1 chromosome 11, mPhoSin1.pri, whole genome shotgun sequence genome:
- the VGLL4 gene encoding transcription cofactor vestigial-like protein 4 isoform X4, which yields MIKVRNKTANGDCRKDPRERSRSPIERAVAPTMSLHGSHLYTSLPSLSMEQPLALTKNSLDAGRPAGLSPTMTPVERQQNRPSVITCASASARNCNLSHCPIAHSGCAAGPASYRRAPSSATTCDPVVEEHFRRSLGKNYKEPEPAPNSVSITGSVDDHFAKALGDTWLQIKAAKDGASSSPESASRRGQPASPSAHMVSHSHSPSVAS from the exons GAACAAGACAGCCAATGGGGACTGCCGGAAAGACCCCCGGGAACGGAGCCGCAGCCCCATTGAGCGAGCCGTGGCCCCCACTATGAGCCTGCACGGCAGCCACCTGTACAcgtccctccccagcctcagcaTGGAGCAGCCCCTTGCACTGACCAAGAACAGCCTGGACGCTGGCAGGCCGGCCGGCCTCTCGCCCACCATGACCCCAGTGGAGCGGCAGCAG AACCGGCCCTCGGTGATCACGTGCGCCTCCGCCAGCGCCCGGAACTGCAACCTCTCCCACTGCCCCATCGCGCACAGCGGCTGCGCGGCCGGCCCGGCCAGCTACCGGAGGGCCCCGAGCT ccGCCACCACCTGCGACCCCGTGGTGGAGGAGCATTTCCGCAGGAGCCTGGGCAAGAACTACAAGGAGCCCGAACCGGCGCCCAACTCCGTGTCCATCACGGGCTCCGTGGACGACCACTTCGCCAAAGCCCTGGGCGACACGTGGCTCCAGATCAAGGCGGCCAAGGACGGCGCGTCGAGCAGCCCCGAGTCGGCCTCTCGCAGGGGCCAGCCCGCCAGCCCCTCTGCCCACATGGTCAGCCACAGCCACTCCCCGTCTGTGGCCTCCTGA